In Bacillus sp. SM2101, the following are encoded in one genomic region:
- a CDS encoding carboxypeptidase M32: MNQDILKLEQQFLDYVKKIIGYNEAVGLMHWDLRTGAPKKGVAQRSEVIGTLSSEIFAMTTSEEMASYIAKLSSQGVKEQLSEKTIKTLKECKKHYDKNKKIPAEEYKEFVILQSKAESVWEEAKAASDFSMFQPYLEKLVDFNKRFIEYWGYKDNKYDVLLDDYEPGMTVDILDKVFHEARERIVPLVKEIAAAEQPETSFLFEHFPKGKQREFSLAILEQLGYDFEAGRLDETVHPFATGLNPGDVRITTKYDEKDFRTAVFGTIHECGHALYEQNISTDLTGTPLCSGTSMGIHESQSLFYENFVGRNYSYWKKNYDLLKDHTNGQFDSIELDDFYKAINESKPSLIRIEADELTYPLHIMIRYEIEKGLFNGEIEVKDLPEVWNNKYEEYLGVRPSNDAEGVLQDVHWAGGMFGYFPSYALGYMYAAQLNKAMLVGIPNFDELMEKGELEPVREWLTEHVHQFGKLKKPLEILQDVTGEGLNANHLIEYLEEKYRRVYQINS; the protein is encoded by the coding sequence ATGAATCAAGATATATTAAAATTAGAACAACAATTTTTAGATTATGTAAAAAAAATAATTGGCTATAATGAAGCTGTTGGATTAATGCATTGGGACCTACGCACAGGCGCTCCGAAAAAAGGTGTGGCTCAACGTTCTGAGGTAATTGGAACTTTATCATCTGAAATCTTTGCAATGACTACTTCTGAAGAAATGGCTTCATATATTGCGAAGCTCTCGTCACAAGGTGTTAAAGAGCAGCTATCTGAAAAAACGATCAAAACTCTTAAAGAATGTAAAAAACATTATGATAAGAATAAAAAAATTCCTGCTGAAGAGTATAAGGAGTTTGTCATTCTTCAATCAAAAGCTGAGTCTGTGTGGGAGGAAGCAAAGGCAGCATCAGACTTTTCAATGTTCCAGCCTTACCTAGAAAAATTAGTCGACTTTAACAAGCGGTTTATTGAATACTGGGGTTATAAAGATAACAAATATGATGTACTACTTGACGATTATGAGCCAGGTATGACTGTGGACATTTTAGATAAGGTCTTTCATGAAGCCCGTGAGCGAATTGTCCCATTAGTAAAAGAAATTGCTGCAGCAGAACAGCCTGAAACGAGCTTCTTGTTTGAACACTTTCCTAAAGGTAAACAACGTGAATTTAGTTTAGCAATTCTAGAGCAATTGGGCTATGATTTTGAAGCTGGTAGATTAGACGAAACAGTACACCCATTTGCGACAGGCTTAAACCCAGGAGATGTACGCATCACGACAAAATATGATGAAAAGGATTTCCGAACTGCGGTTTTTGGAACAATTCACGAGTGTGGTCATGCATTATATGAGCAAAATATTTCAACTGACTTAACAGGCACTCCTTTATGTTCAGGAACATCAATGGGCATTCATGAATCACAATCACTGTTTTACGAAAATTTTGTAGGACGCAATTATTCTTACTGGAAAAAGAATTATGATTTATTAAAAGATCATACAAATGGTCAGTTTGATTCTATAGAGTTAGATGATTTCTATAAAGCTATTAATGAATCAAAGCCTTCATTAATCCGAATCGAAGCAGACGAATTAACTTATCCGTTACATATTATGATTCGATATGAGATTGAAAAAGGATTATTTAACGGAGAAATTGAAGTGAAAGACTTACCAGAAGTTTGGAATAATAAATATGAGGAATATTTAGGTGTACGCCCTTCTAATGATGCGGAAGGAGTGCTACAGGATGTGCATTGGGCAGGTGGAATGTTTGGATATTTCCCTTCATACGCATTAGGGTATATGTATGCAGCCCAACTAAATAAAGCGATGCTTGTAGGTATTCCGAATTTTGATGAGTTAATGGAAAAAGGGGAATTAGAGCCAGTTCGCGAATGGCTCACAGAGCATGTACACCAATTTGGTAAACTGAAAAAACCACTTGAAATCCTACAAGATGTAACAGGTGAAGGATTAAATGCAAATCATTTGATCGAGTATTTAGAAGAGAAGTACCGTAGAGTCTATCAAATTAACAGCTAA
- a CDS encoding ATP-dependent DNA helicase, with protein sequence MIRERLPFQVLTNDNFFDKLNEWIGDVFYDILPEAGLELRDEQIFMAFQLERAFKEKKIILAEAGVGTGKTIVYLLYALCYARYTGKPAIISCADESLIEQLVKKEGDIAKLRKLLNMNIDVRLAKSPDQYLCLNKLDDAMTFSEHDNINDVYDSLPKFVNNHAALQQFTPYGDRKQYPLLSDEEWNMISWDVFQDCSSCEKRHRCGQILSRDHYRKATDLIICSHDFYMEHVWTKESRKREGQLPLLPEYSSVVFDEGHLLEIAAQKALTYKIKATLLEGLLTRLLENEIREELALLIEETIETNQLFFDSIVEQAVQVQGSHRMNLALSGSIINYAKQLNEKLIAIGDALVFESETYTIEEYQLNIVDEYIDQVQYSLQLMVENDEAITWIEANDDETTVVIMPKSVENVLEEKVFSNNIPFVFSSATLSNNQSFEYVTASLGIRDYLSFSVESPFDYDEQMKIKMPILTANDNLFQQKFTYTLKELQKSNGRALLLFNSKHDLQLFKEHCSEQTEFSFLFEGDREISELVSIFQNEEHTILCAQHLWEGLDIPGPALSNLIIWSLPYPPNDPVFNAKRKASADPFWSIDVPYMMLRLRQGVGRLVRSHHDKGVVTIFCTSDIDKELITKVETNLPTNVTKS encoded by the coding sequence ATGATTCGTGAACGACTACCTTTTCAAGTATTAACGAATGATAACTTTTTTGATAAATTAAATGAATGGATTGGCGATGTGTTTTATGACATACTACCCGAAGCAGGTTTAGAGCTTAGAGATGAACAGATTTTCATGGCATTTCAGCTTGAACGTGCATTTAAGGAAAAGAAGATAATATTAGCTGAGGCTGGGGTTGGAACAGGAAAGACAATTGTATATTTATTATATGCATTGTGTTACGCAAGGTATACAGGTAAACCCGCAATTATTAGCTGTGCTGATGAGTCATTAATTGAACAGCTTGTTAAAAAGGAAGGAGACATTGCAAAACTTCGAAAACTATTAAATATGAATATTGATGTCAGACTGGCAAAATCCCCTGATCAATATTTGTGTTTGAACAAACTAGATGATGCAATGACTTTTTCAGAGCATGACAATATTAATGATGTTTATGATTCTCTACCGAAATTCGTGAATAATCATGCAGCACTACAACAATTTACACCTTATGGGGATCGAAAACAATATCCTCTGTTGTCTGATGAGGAATGGAACATGATTTCATGGGATGTATTTCAAGATTGCTCAAGTTGTGAGAAGCGACATCGATGTGGACAAATTTTGTCTAGAGATCATTATCGCAAGGCTACAGATTTAATTATTTGTTCACATGACTTTTATATGGAACATGTCTGGACGAAAGAATCACGTAAGAGAGAAGGGCAATTGCCGTTACTCCCTGAATATAGCAGCGTAGTTTTTGACGAAGGGCATCTGTTAGAAATTGCGGCACAAAAGGCGTTGACCTATAAAATAAAAGCAACATTATTAGAAGGATTATTAACTCGACTGCTTGAAAATGAGATAAGAGAAGAGCTTGCATTGTTAATAGAAGAGACGATTGAAACAAATCAGTTATTTTTTGATTCAATAGTGGAGCAAGCTGTTCAAGTACAAGGGTCTCATCGAATGAACCTTGCTTTATCCGGCTCTATTATTAATTATGCTAAACAATTAAACGAAAAGTTAATTGCCATTGGAGATGCACTAGTTTTCGAAAGTGAAACATATACGATTGAAGAGTATCAATTGAATATTGTTGATGAATATATTGATCAAGTGCAATATTCTTTGCAGCTAATGGTTGAAAATGATGAGGCTATAACATGGATTGAAGCAAACGATGATGAAACAACTGTTGTGATTATGCCAAAATCGGTAGAGAATGTACTAGAGGAAAAAGTTTTCTCAAACAACATTCCGTTTGTCTTTAGCTCTGCAACACTTTCAAATAACCAATCTTTTGAGTATGTTACAGCTAGCTTAGGTATTCGTGATTATTTATCGTTTTCAGTGGAATCGCCATTTGATTACGATGAACAAATGAAGATAAAGATGCCAATCCTAACAGCTAATGACAACTTATTTCAGCAGAAGTTTACGTATACACTAAAAGAATTACAGAAATCGAATGGAAGAGCGTTATTATTATTTAATAGTAAACATGATTTACAGTTATTCAAAGAACACTGTAGTGAGCAAACGGAATTTTCATTTTTATTTGAGGGAGATAGAGAGATTAGTGAACTAGTTTCAATATTCCAAAATGAAGAACATACTATACTTTGTGCGCAGCATCTTTGGGAAGGTTTAGATATACCTGGCCCAGCTTTGTCTAATCTTATTATTTGGTCTTTGCCATATCCACCAAATGACCCTGTATTTAATGCAAAACGTAAAGCATCTGCGGATCCGTTTTGGTCAATTGATGTTCCTTATATGATGCTTCGACTACGTCAAGGGGTTGGACGTTTAGTTCGTTCTCATCATGATAAGGGTGTTGTGACAATTTTTTGTACAAGTGATATTGATAAAGAATTAATCACAAAGGTAGAAACAAATCTTCCTACAAATGTTACAAAATCTTAA